One Streptomyces sp. RPA4-2 genomic window carries:
- the glgX gene encoding glycogen debranching protein GlgX: MLPAPLVNGSRRPAPAVAVWPGAPTPLGARFRVGPDGVAGTNFALWAGGAEAVDLCLFDERDGATHETRVPLTELTHEIWHGFVPGVLPGRRYGYRVHGRWDPWTGARWNPAKLLLDPYARAVDGDFSLPPEVYGHVRDWPQQHVADTVRDDRDSAPYVPKGVVVQDDDDWSDDHRPKTPWADSVIYELHVRGFTRLHPGIPEELRGTYAGLAHPAAIEHLVALGVTAVELLPVHQFAHEDHLLRRGLKNYWGYNSIGYFAPHAGYAAAGTTGGQVGEFKRMVRALHAAGIEVILDVVYNHTAEAGELGPMLSLRGIDNRGYYRLQSDARRYADYTGCGNTLHVVQPHVLRLITDSLRYWVTEMGVDGFRFDLAAALARSMHDVDMLSPFLAVIAQDPVLRRVKLIAEPWDVGSGGYQVGAFPPLWTEWNDRYRNAVRDFWRGALPDVRDLGYRLSGSSDLYAWGGRRPYASVNFVTAHDGFTLRDLVSYERKHNEANGEGNRDGTDDNRAWNCGVEGETDEERVRALRRRQLRNLLTTLLLSTGVPMLVAGDEFGRTQRGSNNAYCQDNEISWVDWSLLEEPGWRALFDLTSRLIALRHRHPVLRRRAFFSGRAHSVDGLRDLAWFTARGAEMTERDWYAPAGTLGMYLSGRDIPGRDARGAPVVDDSFLAVLHAGDRPAGFVLPGPPWAHRYEVVVDTSAEEQGVSPGLVHRAGVTITVPARSVLLLRVVE, from the coding sequence GTGCTGCCCGCGCCCCTGGTGAACGGGTCCAGGCGCCCGGCTCCCGCCGTGGCCGTGTGGCCCGGCGCGCCGACCCCGCTCGGGGCCCGCTTCCGGGTCGGTCCCGACGGCGTCGCGGGCACCAACTTCGCGCTGTGGGCGGGCGGGGCGGAGGCCGTCGACCTCTGTCTCTTCGACGAACGGGACGGCGCGACCCACGAGACCCGGGTCCCGCTCACCGAGCTGACCCACGAGATCTGGCACGGCTTCGTCCCCGGCGTACTGCCGGGCCGCCGCTACGGCTACCGCGTGCACGGCCGCTGGGACCCGTGGACCGGCGCCCGCTGGAACCCGGCGAAGCTGCTCCTGGACCCGTACGCCCGCGCCGTGGACGGCGACTTCAGCCTGCCGCCGGAGGTGTACGGGCATGTGCGCGACTGGCCGCAGCAGCACGTCGCGGACACCGTGCGGGACGACCGGGACTCGGCGCCGTACGTCCCCAAGGGCGTCGTCGTCCAGGACGACGACGACTGGTCGGACGACCACCGTCCGAAGACCCCGTGGGCGGACTCGGTCATCTACGAGCTGCACGTGCGGGGTTTCACCCGTCTGCACCCGGGGATTCCGGAGGAGCTGCGCGGCACCTACGCCGGGCTGGCGCACCCCGCGGCGATCGAGCACCTGGTCGCGCTCGGCGTCACGGCCGTGGAGCTGCTGCCGGTGCACCAGTTCGCGCACGAGGACCATCTGCTGCGCCGGGGGCTGAAGAACTACTGGGGCTACAACTCGATCGGCTACTTCGCCCCGCACGCGGGGTACGCCGCCGCCGGGACGACGGGCGGGCAGGTCGGCGAGTTCAAGCGGATGGTGCGGGCGCTGCACGCCGCCGGCATCGAGGTGATCCTCGACGTGGTCTACAACCACACCGCCGAGGCGGGCGAGCTGGGGCCGATGCTGTCGCTGCGCGGTATCGACAACCGGGGGTACTACCGGCTCCAGTCGGACGCCCGGCGGTACGCGGACTACACCGGGTGCGGGAACACGCTGCATGTGGTGCAGCCCCATGTGCTGCGGCTGATCACCGACTCGCTGCGGTACTGGGTGACGGAGATGGGGGTGGACGGCTTCCGTTTCGATCTGGCGGCGGCGCTGGCCCGCTCCATGCACGACGTGGACATGCTGTCGCCGTTCCTGGCCGTCATCGCGCAGGATCCGGTGCTGCGCCGGGTGAAGCTGATCGCGGAACCGTGGGACGTGGGATCCGGCGGCTACCAGGTGGGGGCCTTCCCGCCGCTGTGGACGGAGTGGAACGACCGGTACCGCAACGCGGTACGGGACTTCTGGCGGGGGGCGCTGCCCGACGTACGGGATCTGGGGTACCGGCTGTCGGGATCGAGCGACCTGTACGCGTGGGGCGGGCGGCGGCCGTACGCGTCCGTGAACTTCGTGACCGCGCACGACGGTTTCACCCTGCGGGACCTCGTCTCCTACGAGCGCAAGCACAACGAGGCCAACGGGGAGGGGAACCGGGACGGCACGGACGACAACCGGGCCTGGAACTGCGGGGTGGAGGGGGAGACGGACGAGGAACGCGTACGGGCCCTGCGGCGGCGGCAGTTGCGGAACCTGCTGACCACGCTGCTGCTGTCCACCGGGGTGCCGATGCTGGTCGCCGGGGACGAGTTCGGGCGGACGCAGCGCGGCAGCAACAACGCGTACTGCCAGGACAACGAGATCAGCTGGGTCGACTGGAGCCTGCTGGAGGAGCCGGGCTGGCGGGCCCTGTTCGATCTGACGTCCCGCCTGATCGCGCTGCGGCACCGGCATCCGGTGCTGCGGCGGCGGGCGTTCTTCTCGGGCCGGGCGCACTCCGTGGACGGGCTGCGGGACCTGGCGTGGTTCACCGCGCGCGGGGCGGAGATGACGGAACGCGACTGGTACGCGCCCGCCGGGACGCTGGGCATGTACCTGTCGGGGCGGGACATACCCGGGCGGGACGCGCGGGGAGCGCCGGTGGTGGACGACAGCTTCCTCGCCGTGCTGCACGCCGGGGACCGGCCGGCGGGCTTCGTGCTGCCGGGGCCGCCGTGGGCCCACCGCTACGAGGTCGTGGTCGACACCTCGGCGGAGGAGCAGGGCGTGTCACCGGGGTTGGTCCATCGTGCGGGGGTGACGATCACGGTGCCGGCCCGGTCGGTACTGCTGCTGCGGGTCGTCGAGTGA
- a CDS encoding Ig-like domain-containing protein, whose product MRHTTFGPRRAGAALAAALTWAALLASAAGCTSGTMDEVLGKPPAAEDVIQVTPADDSKNVRAGQELRVRVADGRLDSVQVVKDQDAQESAVPGHVSADGLAWQPDSPRLALGAKYTVDVVALDGHGRRTARHTTFTTYVPEERFIGYATPENRSTVGTGMIVSLKFNREIRDRAAVERAIHVEASPAVEIRPHWFGKDRLDFRPEEYWKAGTEVTVDLRLRDVEGAPGVYGLQSRTTTFTVGRSQVSLVDAADHTMEVRRDGDLLTTVPITAGSPETTTYNGKMVVMEMLEVTRMNSRTVGFGGEYDIPDVPHAMRLTDSGTFLHGNYWSGDVFGSTNVSHGCVGLRDVKGGGSDTPAGWFFDRSLIGDVVEVVHSKDKKVAPDNGLGGWNMGWARWKAGGAVK is encoded by the coding sequence GTGAGGCATACGACATTCGGCCCCCGGCGCGCGGGGGCCGCGCTGGCCGCCGCACTGACCTGGGCCGCACTGCTGGCCTCAGCCGCCGGCTGCACGTCGGGCACGATGGACGAGGTGCTCGGCAAACCCCCCGCCGCCGAGGACGTCATCCAGGTGACCCCCGCCGACGACAGCAAGAACGTACGAGCGGGGCAGGAGCTGCGGGTACGGGTGGCGGACGGCAGGCTGGACTCCGTACAGGTCGTCAAGGACCAGGACGCGCAGGAGTCCGCGGTGCCCGGACACGTCTCCGCCGACGGCCTGGCCTGGCAGCCCGACTCCCCGCGGCTCGCCCTGGGCGCCAAGTACACCGTGGACGTGGTGGCCCTCGACGGGCACGGGCGGCGCACGGCACGGCACACGACGTTCACCACGTACGTCCCCGAGGAACGCTTCATCGGCTACGCGACGCCGGAGAACCGGTCCACCGTCGGCACCGGCATGATCGTCTCGCTGAAGTTCAACCGGGAGATCCGCGACCGGGCCGCCGTCGAGCGCGCGATCCACGTGGAGGCCAGCCCCGCGGTCGAGATCCGCCCGCACTGGTTCGGCAAGGACCGTCTCGACTTCCGGCCCGAGGAGTACTGGAAAGCGGGCACCGAGGTGACGGTCGACCTGCGACTGCGCGACGTGGAAGGAGCGCCGGGCGTGTACGGACTCCAGTCCAGGACCACCACCTTCACCGTCGGCCGCAGCCAGGTCTCGCTGGTCGACGCCGCCGACCACACCATGGAGGTCCGCCGCGACGGCGACCTCCTCACCACCGTGCCGATCACCGCGGGCTCCCCCGAGACCACGACCTACAACGGGAAGATGGTCGTCATGGAGATGCTGGAGGTGACCCGGATGAACAGCCGCACGGTCGGGTTCGGCGGCGAGTACGACATCCCCGACGTCCCGCACGCGATGCGCCTCACCGACTCCGGGACCTTCCTGCACGGCAACTACTGGTCGGGCGACGTCTTCGGCTCCACCAACGTCAGCCACGGCTGCGTCGGTCTGCGGGACGTGAAGGGCGGCGGCTCCGACACCCCCGCGGGCTGGTTCTTCGACCGCAGCCTGATCGGCGACGTCGTCGAGGTCGTGCACAGCAAGGACAAGAAGGTCGCCCCCGACAACGGGCTCGGAGGATGGAACATGGGCTGGGCGCGGTGGAAGGCGGGCGGCGCGGTGAAGTAG
- a CDS encoding Ig-like domain-containing protein gives MNGRPISGASVGARTRGSKGVLALLLGVLLLAVTACGGGGSSDSSGEGKGKSTGSAGKADTKASQAVVTIAPKDGSAGVATSGALKVTAAKGKLTEVKVEDTKGKAVDGAITGGGTTWTPATHLAAATKYKVHAVAKDTDGREAAEESAFTTLTPKNTFVGLFTPEDGSTVGVGMPFSVRFTRGITHPQDVEKAITVKTEPAVDVQGHWFGNDRLDFRPEQYWKAGTKVTVTLNLDGVEGRPGVYGKQAKTVAFTIGRSQVSTVDAKTHKMVVKRDGKVIKTIPITTGKPGYDTWNGQMVISEQLRVTRMNGETVGYGGEYDIKDVPDAQRLTDSGTFIHGNYWGGDAFGNYNASHGCVGLRDVRGGGDRSAPAAWFFDHSITGDVVVVKRSNDRTVAPDNGLNGWNMSWEKWTA, from the coding sequence GTGAACGGGCGACCGATATCGGGGGCATCGGTTGGTGCGCGGACCCGGGGGAGCAAGGGAGTCCTGGCACTGCTGCTGGGTGTGCTGCTGCTGGCCGTGACCGCCTGCGGCGGGGGAGGGAGTTCGGACTCCTCCGGCGAGGGCAAGGGCAAGAGCACCGGCAGCGCCGGGAAGGCGGACACCAAGGCCTCGCAGGCCGTGGTGACCATCGCCCCGAAGGACGGCAGCGCCGGTGTGGCCACCAGCGGTGCCCTCAAGGTGACCGCGGCCAAGGGCAAGCTGACCGAGGTGAAGGTCGAGGACACCAAGGGCAAGGCGGTGGACGGGGCGATCACCGGCGGGGGAACCACCTGGACACCCGCCACTCACCTCGCCGCCGCCACCAAGTACAAGGTCCACGCGGTGGCCAAGGACACCGACGGCCGTGAGGCGGCCGAGGAGTCCGCGTTCACCACGCTGACCCCGAAGAACACCTTCGTCGGCCTCTTCACGCCCGAGGACGGTTCCACGGTCGGCGTCGGAATGCCCTTCTCGGTCCGTTTCACACGGGGCATCACGCACCCCCAGGACGTCGAGAAGGCGATCACGGTCAAGACCGAGCCGGCCGTGGACGTACAGGGTCACTGGTTCGGCAACGACCGCCTCGACTTCCGTCCCGAGCAGTACTGGAAGGCCGGCACGAAGGTCACCGTCACGCTCAACCTGGACGGTGTCGAGGGCCGGCCCGGTGTCTACGGCAAGCAGGCCAAGACGGTGGCGTTCACCATCGGCCGCAGCCAGGTCTCCACCGTCGACGCGAAGACCCACAAGATGGTCGTCAAGCGCGACGGCAAGGTCATCAAGACCATCCCGATCACCACGGGCAAGCCGGGCTACGACACCTGGAACGGCCAGATGGTGATCAGCGAGCAGCTCCGGGTGACCCGGATGAACGGCGAGACGGTCGGGTACGGCGGCGAGTACGACATCAAGGATGTGCCGGACGCCCAGCGCCTGACCGACTCCGGCACCTTCATCCACGGCAACTACTGGGGCGGCGACGCCTTCGGCAACTACAACGCCAGCCACGGCTGCGTGGGCCTGCGTGACGTCCGCGGGGGCGGCGACCGCAGCGCTCCCGCCGCCTGGTTCTTCGACCACTCGATCACCGGTGACGTGGTGGTCGTCAAGCGCTCCAACGACCGTACGGTCGCCCCGGACAACGGCCTCAACGGCTGGAACATGTCCTGGGAGAAGTGGACCGCCTGA
- a CDS encoding enoyl-CoA hydratase/isomerase family protein — translation MTVHLEVAEGVGTIRLDRPPMNALDIATQDRLKELAEEVTRRTDVRAVVIHGGEKVFAAGADIKEMQAMDHATMIVRSRALQDSFSAVARIPKPVVAAVTGYALGGGCELALCADFRIAADDAKLGQPEILLGLIPGAGGTQRLSRLIGPSKAKDLIFTGRMVKADEALSLGLVDRIVPAAEVYTEAHTWAAKLAQGPAIALRAAKESIDTGLETDLETGLAVERNWFAGLFATEDRERGMRSFVEEGPGKAKFL, via the coding sequence ATGACTGTGCATCTCGAAGTGGCCGAAGGCGTCGGCACGATCCGCCTGGACCGCCCTCCCATGAACGCGCTGGACATCGCCACGCAGGACCGTCTCAAGGAACTCGCCGAGGAGGTCACCCGGCGTACGGACGTACGCGCGGTGGTCATCCACGGCGGGGAGAAGGTGTTCGCGGCGGGCGCGGACATCAAGGAGATGCAGGCGATGGACCACGCGACGATGATCGTCAGGTCCCGGGCCCTGCAGGACTCCTTCAGCGCCGTGGCCCGCATCCCCAAGCCCGTCGTCGCGGCCGTCACCGGGTACGCGCTCGGCGGTGGCTGCGAGTTGGCGCTCTGCGCGGACTTCCGCATCGCCGCGGACGACGCCAAGCTCGGGCAGCCGGAGATCCTGCTCGGTCTGATCCCGGGCGCCGGCGGCACCCAGCGCCTCTCCCGGCTGATCGGACCCTCCAAGGCCAAGGACCTCATCTTCACGGGCCGGATGGTGAAGGCCGACGAGGCGCTCTCGCTCGGGCTGGTGGACCGGATCGTCCCCGCCGCCGAGGTGTACACCGAGGCGCACACCTGGGCCGCGAAGCTGGCGCAGGGACCCGCGATCGCGCTGCGCGCGGCCAAGGAGTCGATCGACACGGGCCTGGAGACGGACCTGGAGACCGGACTCGCGGTGGAACGGAACTGGTTCGCCGGTCTGTTCGCGACGGAGGACCGCGAGCGCGGCATGCGCAGCTTCGTCGAGGAGGGGCCGGGCAAGGCGAAGTTCCTCTGA
- a CDS encoding polysaccharide deacetylase family protein — protein sequence MPRRTGVRRCVRVSHSPPGRSPYGCATPGAVAHPPAASRASGTPPATPPAAQRAAPAPRRFPQQPAEITHGPRDRPQVALTFHGQGDPAVARTLLGEAEKSGARVTVLAVGTWLDEHPDLARRILDGGHDLGNHTLRHLDINAMSEADADAEIRGCAERLRRLTGSIGTWFRPSRTPRASQAVERLARGAGYPHVLSYDLDSLDYTSPGAPAVTRQVLGGIRNGSVVSLHFGYADTVAALPAVLEELGRRGLRAVTTTELLS from the coding sequence GTGCCGCGCCGGACCGGCGTGCGGCGCTGCGTTCGGGTGTCGCACTCGCCGCCGGGACGCTCACCATACGGCTGCGCCACCCCCGGCGCCGTCGCCCACCCGCCCGCCGCGTCCCGCGCGTCCGGCACACCGCCCGCCACGCCCCCGGCCGCGCAGCGCGCCGCACCCGCGCCCCGGCGATTCCCGCAACAGCCCGCCGAGATCACCCACGGCCCCCGGGACCGCCCCCAGGTCGCCCTCACCTTCCACGGGCAGGGCGATCCGGCCGTCGCCAGGACGCTCCTCGGCGAGGCCGAGAAGAGCGGGGCCCGGGTCACGGTGCTCGCGGTGGGGACCTGGCTGGACGAACACCCGGACCTGGCCCGGCGCATCCTCGACGGCGGCCACGACCTCGGCAACCACACCCTGCGCCATCTCGACATCAACGCGATGTCCGAGGCGGACGCGGACGCGGAGATCCGGGGCTGCGCGGAGCGCCTGCGCCGGCTGACCGGATCCATCGGCACCTGGTTCCGGCCGTCCCGCACCCCCCGGGCCTCCCAGGCCGTCGAACGGCTCGCCCGCGGCGCGGGCTACCCGCACGTCCTCTCCTACGACCTCGACTCGCTCGACTACACCTCGCCGGGCGCCCCCGCCGTCACCCGCCAGGTTCTCGGCGGGATCCGCAACGGATCCGTGGTGAGCCTGCACTTCGGGTACGCGGACACGGTCGCCGCGCTTCCCGCCGTCCTGGAAGAACTCGGCCGTCGCGGACTGCGCGCGGTCACCACCACGGAGCTGCTGAGCTGA
- a CDS encoding YncE family protein gives MHRNRNHLRSALIAGAVLAALAGCSGGSKDHANQAAGTQAAVRPAQPKMPDGLPGMPPVLDAKDVYAADRANQLSPVVKDFPSRVYVPNTNSNTVSVIDPATYKVIKTIRVGVQPQHVVPSWDMKTLWVNNDRGNSLTPIDPRTGKAGKSVDVHDPYNLYFTPNGKYAIVMASLDRELVFRDAHTMEPRKTVPVSCYGVNHADFSPDGRSFIVSCEFSGELLKVDTEKMKVVAQQKLPFRGAMPQDVKISPDGKKYYVADMVADGVWVLDAAGFGKPTLLHTGKGCHGLYVSRDSREMYISNRGEGTISVFDFAQDKLTKKWRLPHGGSPDMGGVSADGKVLWLSGRYNSEVYAIDTRSGKQLARIPVGSGPHGLAVYPQPGRYSLGHTGIFR, from the coding sequence ATGCACCGCAACCGCAACCACCTCCGGAGCGCCCTGATCGCGGGCGCCGTGCTCGCCGCCCTCGCGGGCTGCAGCGGCGGGTCGAAGGACCACGCGAACCAGGCCGCCGGTACCCAGGCCGCCGTCCGGCCGGCCCAGCCGAAGATGCCGGACGGCCTGCCCGGCATGCCCCCCGTGCTCGACGCGAAGGACGTCTACGCCGCCGACCGCGCGAACCAGCTGTCCCCGGTGGTCAAGGACTTCCCGTCCCGCGTCTACGTGCCCAACACCAACTCCAACACGGTCTCCGTCATCGACCCGGCGACGTACAAGGTCATCAAGACGATCCGGGTCGGCGTGCAGCCCCAGCACGTCGTGCCCTCCTGGGACATGAAGACGCTCTGGGTCAACAACGACCGGGGCAACTCCCTCACCCCCATCGACCCGAGGACCGGCAAGGCCGGCAAGTCCGTCGACGTCCACGACCCCTACAACCTGTACTTCACGCCGAACGGCAAGTACGCGATCGTCATGGCCTCCCTCGACCGCGAGCTGGTCTTCCGCGACGCGCACACCATGGAGCCCAGGAAGACCGTGCCGGTCAGCTGCTACGGCGTCAACCACGCCGACTTCTCGCCCGACGGCCGCTCCTTCATCGTGTCGTGCGAGTTCAGCGGTGAGCTGCTCAAGGTCGACACCGAGAAGATGAAGGTCGTCGCCCAGCAGAAGCTCCCCTTCCGCGGCGCCATGCCGCAGGACGTGAAGATCTCCCCGGACGGCAAGAAGTACTACGTCGCCGACATGGTGGCCGACGGGGTGTGGGTCCTGGACGCGGCCGGCTTCGGCAAGCCGACGCTGCTGCACACCGGCAAGGGCTGCCACGGCCTGTACGTCAGCCGCGACTCGCGCGAGATGTACATCTCCAACCGGGGCGAGGGCACGATCTCCGTCTTCGACTTCGCCCAGGACAAGCTGACCAAGAAGTGGCGCCTGCCGCACGGCGGCAGCCCCGACATGGGCGGTGTCTCGGCCGACGGCAAGGTCCTGTGGCTGTCGGGACGCTACAACTCCGAGGTGTACGCCATCGACACGCGCTCCGGGAAGCAGCTGGCCCGCATCCCGGTCGGCAGCGGCCCGCACGGCCTGGCCGTCTACCCGCAGCCGGGCCGCTACTCGCTCGGCCACACCGGCATCTTCCGCTGA